The genomic stretch ATAAAGAACCATATGAAATCTCATAACACGTCACATCCGATGAATTAGTTACTCATAACTAACATCCACATGTTAACTCTCACGACTATTTAGATAAATTAAGGAGTATAACATGTGTTAGTATCATATAATTGACAATGTTCAGTCTCATCAATTTATTGACTAGAGAATATTTCAATATATACATAATTACACATATTGAGATACCTCTTAATTGTGATTCAATTATAATTTCTCTTATGATATACATTGTATTGTGAActttattaattgaatttataatcgAATAACAAATAAATAgcaaattttatttatcaaataaataatataatattaaaggTGATTGCCTTTATAACACTCTCAAATATAACATGGTGAAGCAATTATCTAAGATCAACCTATATAAACCAAGCTTTGTCTTCCAAACATTAATTAGATAATTGAAATTAGGTTTTTATACTTATATTTTGATATGTTTTTGGACTGTCGTTAAATTATTTTGGACAAAATTTGTTGGATGAATGTTATTTTGAATTGAACTTATTAGATGGTTTTCATTTTGGACGAACTTATGAGATGAATGTCGCTGTAATTGAAAGATATGCTTCCTACCAttttttgttctttatttttGAGCTACAGATATGCTTTATGTTAAATGATTTTCTTGTCATCTTTTTCAGATATTTCCTCCTGAATTCATTATATTGAATTTTGTAGTGTAATTGCAATGCTATAGAAATTTGGTATCGATTGAGTCAGTGATTGAGAAAATCCTCCTGTTAATAAGTTTCTAATATATCTAGACTCAAAATGAATGAAGTTCCCCAATTGAATGAAGTTCCTAACACATATATAAAGTCAACAAAAGTGAAATAGGCAAAAATGTTACATCAaagataatataataaaatattaaattaaattatacattaaaatttttaaataaataaatttttattattgaaCTAAATATATCCTGTTAAAATAATGCGCTACTCTGAAgatatgagattttttttttaaaaaaaaagttgacATTGAAAAATTAAGGTAATTTGATAAATATGACGTAAGATAAGATTTTCCTGCGTTGGCAAGGCAATTCTTTCTCGTCTTCTCTTGTTGCCATATAGATCATAAATGTTCGCCTGCCTGCGTTGGAATTGGTAAGACGAGATGGCGGATCAGAACTCGAAGGGCGAAGATTTCGTTCAGAAGGCGGAGAAGAAGCTATCGGGATGGGGAATCTTCGGATCCAAGTACGACGACGCCGCCGATTTGTACGAGAAGGCCTGCAATTGCTTCAAGCTCGCCAAAAACTGTACTTCCTTTTGCCTTTTTCGTATCGATCCCTTCTTTGCCGATTTGGATTCGCATATTTTAtaggatttttatgtttgtaCAGATAAATCAGTTTTCCGATCATTCTTCTTGCGAATATTCAGTTCATAATCAGGAATCGTTCCTGATTCTGGTGGACGAGTTGATCGCGGTCAAACACTTTTGTATTCGCTAGTTGGATTCTGGTTTTGTTTGCCATTTAGGATCCTTTAGGAAGCCAAATTTCTAGTCTGTCGTTAAATATTGGCTATTGGTGGTAACATCTTGCTAGGGATCGATCCAAAAATTTTGTAGGTTGAACTATTAGCATATAGTATTTTTAACTAATTGGCTTCGTCTTGTTGTGGTCAACGGATCATTTTTATGTGCCCCTATCAGTACTTGCTAGTTTTCAAACCCTAATTCAAGGAACGCCATGCTGTTGTCCTGTGTTAACTTTGGCGTCTTGACTGTGTGATCCATCTTGTGCTACACGTCAGATCCTGTAGGTGAAGGCAAATGATGATATAATTGCTACTTTCTTGTTGGGCATATTTCAGAACTAATATCAGATGCATTGAATGCCCTCATTCTTAACGAATTTTGAGAAGCTCATGCTGCATGTATTGAAGAGGGCAAGTTTGATAAACTATGGAAAGCATGCTGTGAATGTTCTATCTGCCACAGGTGTGGCCCAATCTTCTAAGGTCATTTTTACCCTGTGTAATTCATGTGGGTAAGAGAGGAGAGCTTTGATTTTAAGGAGCACTCCTTTGTTTACCCGAAGGAGCTCTCTCTAGTTCTCGGCGCTTTCTTCCTAGAAACTCCGTTCACCGAAAACAAGGTTGACATACTATTGTAGCCACAAAGTCTCAGCACAATCCCGATCTTATCCCTGTGTGAGCTTTGGTGAAGGTGCAAAATCCCATGGTGCTCATTTGGGCAGCAACAGCAATGAATTAGGCAACGGTGACGAATTGGCGGTCAATTGGACCATTGTAGCTGTGGCAAAGAGTAGACTTGTCGGCCTTCTCTCCTCTCCCTTAGTCCATGTCCTCTCAGTGTGGTAAACAAAGGAGTTTAAATGAAatgaagaaaagaatagaatatAAGTGCTATACTaagcaaggaaaaaaaaagaagacaacAAGTGTGTTTATCAGTAGGGGGTTTACCTATTTGTTTGGCGAAATTGGGTAATGTCTCATTTGACACTGAAAACTATTCTATAACTTTGGGATAGAAGATAAGAAGATGACTAAATCAAACAAGAAAATTAATATTACTCTTCTGTATTACACAGAGTCCAGTTTTGAGCTTGATCTCCTAGGACTCATTATCTTTCTTAGGGATCATTTTCTCCATTAGAACAGATCAGATGCTAGTCAGATATCACAGAGTCAAGTATGGGGGTGGGGTGGGGGTTCAAATTCATCAGTTTCAGTTTATttatgtttagatttttttttattagtctAGTAATTgacttgtatttgttgttgttatGGTCTTTCCTTTATTTCTCAAAAAGATATTATTTATGGTAATACTTCTAAATCTTGTCTTATATATATACTGCAGGGGATAGAGCTGGCTCTGTGTATATTAAACTTGCTATCTGCCATTTGAAGGTTAGAATAATAGAGCTTGATAGTATGCATAGTTTGACATGTATATCTAAATGATGTTTAATTATTCTTTAACATCATCGCACAGTTAGAAAGCAAGCATGAAGCTGCCTCTTCTTATGTTGATGCAGCAAATTGTTACAAGAAAATCTCAATTCAAGGTATACAATCATCTGAATGTAACTAACTCCAGTTTCTCCATGATTTTGATAAGTTTAGAATTTCTTGATACTGTAatattgttttcttctttttccctgAATTTGAATGGCTCCATGTTTCTTAGTTTTTCCAGTTCATGTAACTAAAGATAGTGAGCAGCAATTTTGAAACTCTCACTTCTCTTTTTGGACCTCAGAAACTTTATCCATTCATTGCAGATGCAACAGAGTCATTAAACCAAGCTGTCAACATTTTCTTGGAGATTGGTAGACTAAACATGGCTGCAAGATATTGCAAGGTATGAACTATCTGGGAAGTTccttttttattgtttttctctAAGTTTATTTGAATTAGTCATAAAACTCAATTTGAGGAAACATTCACGCATTTATAGTTATTCTGGTTTTAATTACATAGGTGGAGACTTCACTGATTTTACTGATACGTTGGCATGGGCATGCCATGCATTAGCTATGTTATATATCGTGATAGTTTGAGCATGAAAATGGTTCAAAATTATGTGTCTGGAATGGAATTACTGTTTGGCTCTATTTTGCTATGTTTCCTGATTTAAGTTGGTGTGCATGTACAACTGTTGGTTGTTTTAAGATATTAGTTTCGTTTACTGAGATTCCACATCATCTTACAGGAGCTTGGTGAGTTATATGAGCAAGAACAGAATCCGGAGAAGGCTATTGAGTACTTTGAACGAGCTGCTGATCTATTTCAAAGTGAGGAAGTGACAACTTCTGCTAACCAATGTAATCAAAAGGTTGCACAACTAGCTGCTCAACTAGAACAGTAAGCATAATAATCTTGTATTTTATTCTATCACATTAAACTGTGAATCTTATCTGCAATGTTTTTGCTTCTATATGATCTATTTATTAGCAAGTAGGATTATAACATAAACCTTTTGTTGTAAATGCTCCTGAAGTAGGAATTTTGCACGTTGGAAGATGCATTGCTAGAATTTGTTGGTTTTCACCCTTCTGTGAATCTGTCCATGCTTGAAATTACATTTATATGTTTAATTCATTGATTTATTATAGTAAGGTGATACTTTTCTGTGCAAATGCAAAACAAATTACAGTGTCTATCTTATTGGCTTACCGTAGTTAGTTGTTACTTTTTTATGTTCATATGTAAATTATCTATttgatttttttcatttttaccaTCATTTTGTTTTCGGTGAGTATTTGTTCACCGAGTAAGAAAACAGTGTAGCATGTATCAACATGCGTTATTACAAGTTTATTGGTTGTCCaagaattttaattgatttagtaATTCAACAACAACGAAGCCTTATTTCACTAGGTGGAGTCAGTTATATGAATCCTTCTATATCATTGggctatcccctactatatcattatttatatttaaataaattttatcttgttttattatcgTCAACTAAGCCTTTTTTCGTGTTTctcttccttgtttgatatgAACATTTGTCATATTTTCACATCATCTAACTAaaacatttattggtcatctaagtttATATTCATACCATCTTAAACTTGTCTcccggagtttttcctcaataggtgCAATTCTGAATCTCTCTAACATTTTCATTTCTTATGATGTCCATCCTTGTATGTTTGTACATCCACCGTAACATCCTTATAaatacaactctcatcttctgcttatGTGCTCACGTCATACCCAACATTTAGCACATCCACCTTAATCGAcgttttgtaaaactttcctttaagtcTTAAAGGTACTTAACGATCACAAAGAACATctgacgctctcctccatttcaaccatcccaCTTGTACtcatgtaagacatctctctcaatccttccatccttttgcaaaaatgatcaaaaatacttaaaactctttGTTACAGACAATTCAccatcttctatcttaacaattgtcttattacttcaaatattgctaaacttaaattacatatattctgtctttattttactaagtctaaaacctttcacttctaaTGTTTCTTGCTAAGATTTGAGTTTAGCATTTATTCCTTAATGTGTCTCATCTATGATTTactaaaacaatatcatttgcaaacaacatgcaATGTGGTACTACATCTCAGATGTGTAGTTCatccatgattagtgtaaaaaaatagaaatttaaagttgatccttgatgtaactcgAAACGCTTCAGTTAATCCGCCAAAAGTCTTCACTCTtgtcattacatcctcatacatactTTTTTTTTCTAGAGTTCTCCACATAATTTTTCTTAGGACTCTATCATGAGTTTTTTTTAGGTGGACGAATACCATGTGTAAGTCTTGCTTTTGTTCctgatacttttcaattagttgctGAGAAGTTGTATAGTTTATATTATGGGCATTCTATGcataaatccaaattgattttcaatcacCCTGGTTTATATTCTTAGTTTTTCTCTATTACTCTTTCCCAAAGTTTAATCATATGATTCATTGGTTTAATAcctctatagtttgcacaattttatacgtcttcttttttttttatataagggAATTAGAGTACTTGTTGTccgattaaatatttttttagttttcaatatCAATTTGTGAGTCATTTAATATCTTGTTTCCCAAGGCACTTTCATACCTGTATCGTAATATCATTTGGTCCAACTGTTTTTTCCAttttgcatctcatttaaagcttgcgctaaaatttgaattctacgatacaaatttaaatttatatactcATTTGACTTACTTAAATTGCCTAAATTAAGTTGGTCATCTTCCATCACTTTTTTATTTTctcatcatttactagtaccctatattatattcatctttaatacatcttaATTGATTTAGCAGTTTTTCCAAAATTTGGTCTGAACTAGATGATACTAGATATCCATATAACTTAGTTACTTTTACATAGTAAAACACCTTGATCCACTGTTTTTCCTTCTACATTCAGTTCCTCAGATTTATGTCTGCCATATGGAAGTTGCATTTGGTGAATTGCTGCTTTTACTTTGATCATAAGACCATGTTAAACAAAGATTTGCTTTCGTTCTGGGTCATGTACTTGTCTTTTAGTGATCTCAAGGTTCTTTAAATTTTTATGTACACCATTTGCTTTGATCATTGTTGAAGACTTTGCAGATCATATGGGATCTATATGGTTTCTAGAATCCTCATGTGCATATGTTTGTGTTCAAATAATTTAAACTTTCCATTGCAGTTGTGTTCATGGAAAATTTGACACATTGTGATCTTTCCAGATACCCTAAGGCAATTGAAATATATGAAGCAATTGCGAAACACTCAATCAATAATAATCTTCTCAAGTATAGTGTTAAGGGGATTCTTCTTAATGCCGGAATATGCCAATTGTGCAAAGGTGATGTTGTTGCAATTACAAACGCATTAGAGAGATATCAGGTTTGTTTGTTTTGGTTAATAATTgacttcttctttttgtataaaGTATCATTAAACTGACTGCACTTTGCAGGAAATCGATCCTACTTTTTCAGGGTCAAGGGAATGCAAACTTTTATCTGTAAgacttcattttttatttttgggcgACAAGTTTGTCTAGTTTCTCTCTTACAGATAATTCCTTTGCTTAGTTGGTCAACTTCCTAAATTCCTGTTTGCTAGAAGATGTGACAATCTATTTCACCACATAAAATCTTTTCAACTGGCGGTTTTTTTGAAATGAAATATAACACTAGGAAGTTATATTTAATCTGTACCAGTATGCGTGCTTAACTGTATTATTTCGGTAATTTTTGCTTGGGGATGCACCAAAAGGAAAAGACAAAACAACTATAAAAGATACTAACACAATTGTACAGATAATATATAGCCAATTGGCGCTCTTATTATTTATCTGGTACAATAAATTTTGACTAGTTATGGTACAAGAGAAATAATTTTTCTGTGAAGCTTCAGGTCTTAGCTATTGACATGTCAGCTAATATATGTTCAATTTGTTTCCTTTTTTTCTGAGATACATGTCTTTCACTGAAAAATAGCACTTTCATTTCAGGCATTAGCAGATTCAATGGATGAGGAAGATG from Zingiber officinale cultivar Zhangliang chromosome 5B, Zo_v1.1, whole genome shotgun sequence encodes the following:
- the LOC121984456 gene encoding alpha-soluble NSF attachment protein-like, with the translated sequence MADQNSKGEDFVQKAEKKLSGWGIFGSKYDDAADLYEKACNCFKLAKNWDRAGSVYIKLAICHLKLESKHEAASSYVDAANCYKKISIQDATESLNQAVNIFLEIGRLNMAARYCKELGELYEQEQNPEKAIEYFERAADLFQSEEVTTSANQCNQKVAQLAAQLEQYPKAIEIYEAIAKHSINNNLLKYSVKGILLNAGICQLCKGDVVAITNALERYQEIDPTFSGSRECKLLSALADSMDEEDVGKFTEALHEYDSMTRLDAWKTTLLLRVKNAIKQKEEEEDDLT